The following are encoded together in the Oceanobacillus zhaokaii genome:
- a CDS encoding dicarboxylate/amino acid:cation symporter — protein sequence MGLTKKILIALVAGVIVGIGLSYIPTNIFTAINTYLLDPVGQIFINLIMMLVVPIVFVSIVLGTSGLGDPAKLGKIGIQTVSFFLVTTAIALAIGISLAFLLQPGQPGVFNTEAIEYEEQSAPPIMETIINIIPDNPIASMATGDMLQIIAFAIFIGIGLAFLGEKTAGIHRLFEQANELFMWLIQVIMKTAPYGAFALIASAIGDAGLRGIGPMAMYMITVILGLILHAAITYSLAIWGLGKANPIKFFKGFFPAISLGFSTSSSNATLPVSMKTAQENLGVKKEISSFVQPLGATINMDGTAIMQAVATVFIAQVYAETLGFTDIILIILTATLASIGTAGVPGVGLIMLAMVLNAVGLPVEGIGLIIGVDRILDMLRTSLNITGDAACAFIISEREQRKELKVKNA from the coding sequence ATGGGTCTAACGAAAAAGATTCTCATAGCACTTGTTGCCGGGGTCATTGTTGGGATTGGATTAAGTTATATTCCGACAAACATTTTTACCGCTATTAATACATATTTATTAGATCCAGTCGGTCAAATCTTTATTAATCTAATAATGATGCTTGTCGTACCAATTGTATTTGTCTCAATTGTACTAGGAACTTCTGGTTTAGGTGACCCAGCGAAATTAGGGAAAATTGGAATTCAAACAGTTTCGTTTTTCTTAGTAACAACAGCAATTGCACTAGCAATTGGTATTAGTTTAGCGTTTCTCTTACAGCCCGGACAACCTGGCGTCTTTAACACAGAGGCCATTGAATATGAAGAGCAATCTGCTCCACCGATAATGGAAACAATCATTAATATCATCCCAGATAATCCGATTGCATCGATGGCAACTGGTGATATGCTGCAAATAATCGCATTTGCTATTTTTATAGGGATAGGTCTTGCCTTTTTGGGTGAGAAAACAGCTGGTATCCATCGATTATTTGAACAAGCGAATGAACTCTTTATGTGGCTCATTCAAGTGATTATGAAAACAGCGCCTTACGGGGCATTTGCTTTGATTGCATCTGCTATAGGTGATGCTGGTCTTCGTGGGATAGGACCAATGGCAATGTATATGATTACAGTCATCTTAGGTTTAATCCTACATGCTGCGATTACATATAGTCTTGCAATATGGGGACTTGGAAAGGCAAACCCAATCAAGTTCTTCAAAGGATTCTTCCCAGCAATTTCTCTAGGCTTCAGTACTTCTAGCTCAAATGCAACGTTACCTGTCTCTATGAAAACTGCGCAGGAAAACCTTGGCGTAAAAAAGGAAATCAGTAGTTTTGTTCAGCCATTGGGAGCAACAATTAATATGGATGGGACAGCAATCATGCAGGCTGTTGCAACCGTGTTTATTGCACAAGTATATGCGGAAACATTAGGATTTACTGATATTATTCTGATCATTTTAACAGCCACATTAGCGAGTATAGGCACGGCAGGAGTTCCTGGAGTAGGATTAATTATGCTTGCAATGGTATTAAATGCTGTGGGATTACCTGTTGAAGGAATCGGACTTATTATTGGTGTTGACCGTATTCTTGACATGTTACGTACATCTCTAAATATCACTGGTGACGCAGCATGTGCATTTATTATTTCCGAAAGAGAACAAAGAAAAGAATTGAAAGTAAAGAATGCTTAA